The Humulus lupulus chromosome 3, drHumLupu1.1, whole genome shotgun sequence genome window below encodes:
- the LOC133823231 gene encoding E3 ubiquitin-protein ligase BRE1-like 1 — METGAIESSSLCDLPKQMEGDQQRASEQTKNILSNLVAAVDNLWYLKDGIHTVVLKKLSENGSCRQRTLSELDREVKNLRVAFTDLFLKHNTFKETAKPSRY; from the exons ATGGAAACTGGTGCAATAGAAAGTTCATCTTTATGTGACCTTCCTAAACAGATGGAAGGTGATCAACAGAGAGCCTCTGAACAGACTAAGAACATCTTAAGTAATTTAGTTGCTGCTGTTGACAATTTGTGGTATCTAAAAGATGGAATACATACTGTAGTCTTGAAAAAACTTTCAGAAAATG GATCTTGCAGGCAAAGGACACTAAGTGAATTAGATAGAGAGGTTAAGAACTTGAGGGTGGCATTTACTGACCTGTTTTTGAAGCATAACACTTTCAAAGAAACTGCAAAGCCATCAAGATATTGA